In the Ensifer adhaerens genome, one interval contains:
- a CDS encoding CehA/McbA family metallohydrolase, producing MQEFSVRITRQHQAADPYFYLPLEVPEGVTRVDVTLSYPKSEQCIIDLGALDPRATDYPTSQGFRGWSGGARDRFFIATDDATPGYIHGEMPPGQWKVMLGLYKIPEEGAEIRVTVDFDRSQRPIVPQPERRFPARKEAGWYRGDLHCHTFHSDAAGSPEMLHAAARQAGLDFLAVPDHNTITQRRYFHSHSSADLVFVRAMEITTAVGHANVFGVDDWVDFRMTKPEHAHTLARLVHERGGLLSVNHDKPTIPWDYELPEIDCMEVWQSHWLAWNWVSLERYQQRLASGLKISAIGGSDFHQPARLMPEGPLVLARPTTVLYMEELSEDAVLGAIKSGRGYVTESPTGPHLELTANGEPMGSSVSGHVVAEALVRGAKGDRLLWLDASGIVGEEIIEADDWTAHYAGSPDRFLRTEIVAVASRETIVGSFREALHGKGLPWELSEDDLSKQTIRRAISNPIYCRPN from the coding sequence ATGCAGGAATTTTCCGTGCGGATCACCCGGCAGCATCAGGCGGCCGATCCCTACTTCTACCTGCCGCTCGAGGTACCGGAAGGTGTGACGCGCGTCGACGTGACCCTGAGCTATCCGAAATCCGAGCAGTGCATCATCGATCTCGGCGCACTCGATCCGCGCGCGACCGATTATCCGACCAGCCAAGGTTTTCGCGGCTGGAGCGGCGGGGCGCGCGACCGCTTCTTCATCGCCACCGATGACGCCACGCCCGGCTACATCCACGGCGAGATGCCGCCCGGCCAGTGGAAGGTGATGCTCGGCCTCTACAAGATCCCCGAGGAGGGCGCCGAGATTCGCGTGACGGTCGATTTCGACAGAAGCCAGCGCCCGATCGTGCCGCAACCGGAACGACGTTTCCCTGCGCGCAAGGAAGCCGGATGGTATCGCGGCGATCTGCACTGCCATACGTTCCACTCGGATGCGGCCGGCTCGCCCGAAATGCTGCATGCCGCAGCGCGACAGGCGGGGCTCGACTTCCTCGCGGTCCCCGATCACAACACCATCACCCAGCGGCGCTACTTCCATTCGCATTCCTCCGCGGACCTCGTCTTTGTCCGCGCCATGGAAATCACCACGGCCGTCGGCCATGCCAATGTCTTCGGCGTCGACGACTGGGTCGACTTTCGTATGACGAAGCCGGAGCACGCCCACACGCTCGCGCGCCTGGTGCATGAACGCGGCGGCCTGCTCTCGGTCAACCACGACAAGCCGACGATCCCCTGGGACTACGAGCTCCCCGAAATCGACTGCATGGAGGTCTGGCAGTCTCATTGGCTCGCCTGGAACTGGGTTTCGCTCGAGCGCTACCAACAGCGCCTTGCCTCGGGCCTGAAGATCTCGGCGATCGGCGGCAGCGATTTCCACCAGCCGGCGCGACTGATGCCCGAGGGGCCGCTGGTGCTCGCCCGTCCGACGACCGTGCTTTACATGGAGGAGCTTTCTGAAGACGCCGTGCTTGGGGCCATTAAATCCGGTCGCGGCTATGTGACGGAAAGCCCAACGGGACCGCATCTGGAACTCACCGCCAACGGCGAACCGATGGGATCGAGCGTCAGCGGCCACGTTGTGGCCGAGGCGTTGGTTCGCGGCGCCAAGGGCGACCGGCTGCTGTGGCTCGACGCCTCCGGCATCGTCGGTGAAGAGATCATCGAAGCTGACGACTGGACCGCCCACTATGCCGGTTCGCCCGATCGGTTCCTGCGGACCGAAATCGTCGCCGTCGCAAGCCGCGAGACGATCGTCGGGTCATTCCGGGAAGCCCTTCACGGCAAAGGTTTGCCCTGGGAGCTCTCGGAGGACGATCTTTCGAAACAGACGATCCGCCGCGCCATCAGCAACCCGATCTATTGTCGGCCCAACTGA
- a CDS encoding ABC transporter ATP-binding protein, with protein MASVEFQNISKTFGAFVAVPDISFQIADGEFICLLGPSGCGKTTSLRMIAGLETPTSGRVMIGGRDVTYLHPKDRGISMVFQDYALYPHMNIADNIAYPLKVRGEQETKRHARAKEVADVLKIGDLMKRLPSQISGGQQQRTSLARALVYPSEVYLFDEPLSNLDAKLRLEARGFLNHLQRDMGMTAVYVTHDQAEAMALATRIAVMDKGRIVQFAPPIEIYRRPATTFVANFVGNPPMNLVAVEASIGEGALHLRAEGLQLAPIAPTDVIAKAAKSGRMTLGVRPEHLRIAAAGDPNVVSGELFANENMGPESLVTLERGDNGRVTARIFSDDEIKVGTSVHLAFDARHITLFDDSGARIPAADER; from the coding sequence ATGGCCTCTGTCGAATTCCAGAACATCTCCAAGACCTTCGGCGCCTTCGTCGCCGTGCCCGACATCAGCTTCCAGATCGCCGATGGCGAATTCATCTGCCTGCTCGGCCCGTCGGGCTGCGGCAAGACGACCAGTCTCCGCATGATCGCGGGTCTCGAAACGCCGACCTCAGGCCGGGTGATGATCGGCGGCCGTGACGTCACCTATTTGCACCCGAAGGACCGCGGCATATCCATGGTCTTCCAGGACTATGCGCTCTACCCGCACATGAACATCGCCGACAACATCGCCTATCCCCTGAAGGTGCGCGGCGAGCAAGAGACCAAACGCCACGCCCGCGCCAAGGAAGTGGCCGATGTGCTCAAGATCGGCGACCTGATGAAGCGCCTGCCGAGCCAGATTTCCGGTGGCCAGCAGCAACGCACGTCGCTGGCGCGCGCGCTCGTCTATCCGAGCGAGGTCTATCTTTTCGATGAGCCGCTTTCGAACCTCGACGCCAAGCTGCGCCTCGAAGCGCGCGGCTTTCTCAACCACCTGCAGCGCGACATGGGCATGACCGCCGTCTACGTCACCCACGATCAGGCCGAGGCCATGGCGCTCGCAACCCGCATCGCCGTCATGGACAAGGGCCGGATCGTCCAGTTCGCGCCGCCGATCGAAATCTATCGCCGGCCGGCGACGACCTTTGTCGCCAACTTCGTCGGCAATCCGCCGATGAACCTTGTCGCCGTGGAAGCGTCTATTGGGGAGGGAGCCTTGCACCTTCGCGCCGAAGGCCTGCAACTGGCGCCCATCGCCCCCACCGACGTCATCGCCAAGGCGGCGAAGTCAGGCAGGATGACACTTGGCGTGCGCCCGGAACACCTGCGCATCGCAGCCGCAGGCGATCCGAATGTGGTTTCCGGCGAACTCTTCGCCAACGAGAACATGGGGCCGGAGAGCCTCGTCACGTTGGAGCGCGGCGACAACGGTCGCGTGACCGCGCGCATCTTTAGCGACGACGAGATCAAGGTCGGAACCTCCGTCCATCTCGCCTTCGACGCCAGGCACATCACCCTCTTCGACGACAGCGGCGCCCGCATTCCCGCCGCCGACGAGCGCTGA
- a CDS encoding carbohydrate ABC transporter permease, with the protein MQKKAQNIFVRRTIFAAAAAFLGTVFALPLVWFIFAPFNARAELGLAIPSPFTLSNFATVFQNTFAMQALLNSLIQAAGGVVLVGAAATLAAYALSRSPIPGKGAVTYILLLFSSVVSGSAAMVPIFLIISAAGLIDTHLAVILVFAGGLLPTAMFILRDFIDAIPRSYEESAMVAGASPLQAFFDVALPVIRPGIVVVVVWAFVNIWGSFLIPFILLRSDKLMPASVAIYSFYSEAGTPIVTLLAAYSLIYSLPVIALYLFVNWKFGFRFFGGIKS; encoded by the coding sequence ATGCAGAAGAAAGCCCAGAACATCTTCGTGCGGCGCACGATCTTTGCGGCCGCCGCCGCCTTCCTCGGTACGGTCTTCGCGCTGCCGCTCGTCTGGTTCATCTTTGCGCCCTTCAATGCGCGTGCCGAACTCGGGCTTGCGATCCCCTCGCCTTTCACGCTTTCGAATTTCGCCACCGTCTTCCAGAACACGTTTGCCATGCAGGCGCTGCTCAATAGCCTGATCCAGGCGGCGGGCGGCGTGGTGCTGGTCGGCGCGGCGGCGACACTTGCCGCCTATGCCCTCTCGCGCTCGCCGATCCCTGGCAAGGGCGCCGTCACCTATATCCTGCTTCTGTTTTCCTCGGTGGTTTCGGGCTCGGCGGCGATGGTGCCGATCTTCCTCATCATCTCGGCGGCAGGTCTGATCGATACCCACCTCGCCGTGATCCTCGTCTTCGCCGGCGGATTGCTGCCGACGGCGATGTTCATCCTTCGCGATTTCATCGACGCCATTCCGCGCTCCTATGAAGAGAGCGCGATGGTCGCCGGCGCCTCCCCACTTCAGGCCTTCTTCGACGTCGCACTGCCGGTCATAAGGCCCGGCATCGTCGTGGTCGTCGTCTGGGCCTTCGTCAACATCTGGGGCAGCTTCCTCATCCCCTTCATCCTGTTGCGCAGCGACAAGCTGATGCCGGCATCCGTCGCGATCTACTCCTTCTATTCGGAGGCCGGCACGCCGATCGTCACGCTGCTTGCCGCCTATTCGCTGATCTACTCGCTGCCTGTCATCGCCCTTTATCTCTTCGTGAATTGGAAATTCGGTTTCCGGTTCTTCGGTGGCATCAAGTCGTAA
- a CDS encoding carbohydrate ABC transporter permease: MKKFSLLSTRAGALFLAPATALVGVFVIIPFFWVIFVSFTNRTLLGRTAVDPDFVGLQNYFALFNPATFFTRGQFGFSLILTIQFVLLSALIGQALLGLLLAWLSQTVTPTLKSFLQTAVIAAWILPEVVIGFAWFAFLDYDNGTLNMILRGLGLPPGDWLLQQPFWVIVFFNTWRGAAFSMMLFNSAFQSIPPSYFQAADVAGATSWQKLRDIALPLIRGHVVTDLILITMWTFNVFTPFLLTHGGPSYRTEILSIYTYRIAFKDFEFGKGAAVGVVIMLINLAFALVYLRLAHKKQVEAE, translated from the coding sequence ATGAAGAAATTCTCCCTGCTTTCGACGCGCGCCGGCGCGCTCTTTCTGGCACCGGCCACGGCCCTCGTCGGGGTCTTCGTCATCATCCCCTTCTTCTGGGTAATCTTCGTCTCCTTCACCAACCGCACGCTGCTCGGGCGCACGGCCGTCGATCCTGACTTCGTCGGCCTGCAGAACTATTTTGCGCTCTTCAATCCGGCGACCTTCTTTACCCGCGGCCAGTTCGGCTTTTCGCTGATCCTGACGATCCAGTTCGTGTTGCTATCGGCCCTCATCGGCCAGGCGCTGCTCGGCCTGCTGCTCGCCTGGCTCAGCCAGACGGTGACGCCCACGCTCAAATCCTTCCTGCAGACCGCGGTCATCGCCGCCTGGATTCTGCCAGAGGTCGTGATCGGCTTTGCCTGGTTCGCCTTCCTCGACTACGACAACGGCACGCTCAACATGATCCTGCGCGGCCTCGGCCTGCCGCCGGGCGACTGGCTGTTGCAGCAGCCGTTCTGGGTGATCGTCTTCTTCAACACCTGGCGGGGTGCCGCCTTCTCGATGATGCTGTTCAACTCGGCCTTCCAGTCGATCCCGCCGAGTTATTTCCAGGCCGCCGATGTCGCCGGCGCCACCTCCTGGCAGAAGCTGCGCGATATCGCCCTGCCCTTGATCCGCGGCCATGTCGTCACCGATCTCATCCTTATCACCATGTGGACCTTCAACGTCTTCACGCCGTTCCTGCTCACCCACGGCGGGCCGTCCTATCGGACCGAAATCCTCTCGATCTACACCTACCGCATCGCATTCAAGGATTTCGAATTCGGCAAGGGCGCTGCCGTCGGCGTCGTCATCATGCTGATCAATCTCGCCTTCGCGCTCGTCTACCTTCGTCTTGCACACAAGAAGCAGGTGGAGGCGGAATGA
- a CDS encoding extracellular solute-binding protein, giving the protein MRTRFHSLLLGAAAAIAFAAPVSATELNVTCRCIIGGVNSGMAEWIEKKVIPAFTEKMKAEGKDVTVKLTQFGGEDEQLTQQLALDFSTGAGPDVSGFDGFLIPSFVQGNLLKSLEEVAGPDVPKWEGWQHISDGTKALMSYQGKPYGIALGTDARMIFVRKDLFKSAGLDADSWQPKSWDELLDAARKIKATAPDSFPLQLNAGVSMGEATTMQGYWMALLGTGEQVTDDSGKYIVSSQGILDTLKLYKTIYVDDKLGDQRAQLLADGRNRTFANFRDGKTAMLVEGDWFYRSVTAPGAEFAVADRDNTMTWKKMPAAAPGKGLRGQDFVTMSGGTGFVINPHTDAPAESWALLSFMNSKEQLDAFQEIQPAIRIRDDVAIPNSPFLTETATTLLPITTARPNDANYNKVSTEIQRMTESVVSGELSPEDAMAQYKAAVIAIVGEENTVSTL; this is encoded by the coding sequence ATGCGTACCAGGTTTCATTCCCTATTGCTCGGCGCAGCCGCGGCCATTGCCTTTGCCGCGCCGGTGAGCGCCACCGAACTCAACGTTACGTGCCGCTGCATCATCGGCGGCGTAAACAGCGGCATGGCCGAATGGATCGAAAAGAAGGTCATTCCCGCCTTTACCGAGAAGATGAAGGCCGAAGGCAAGGACGTCACCGTCAAGCTCACGCAGTTCGGCGGCGAGGACGAGCAGCTGACGCAGCAGCTCGCACTCGATTTTTCCACCGGCGCCGGCCCTGACGTCTCGGGCTTCGACGGCTTCCTGATCCCGAGCTTCGTCCAGGGCAATCTCCTGAAATCGCTCGAGGAGGTGGCCGGCCCAGACGTTCCGAAATGGGAAGGCTGGCAGCATATCTCCGACGGCACCAAGGCGCTGATGAGCTACCAGGGCAAGCCCTACGGCATTGCGCTCGGCACCGACGCCCGCATGATCTTCGTGCGCAAGGACCTGTTCAAATCGGCCGGCCTCGATGCCGACAGCTGGCAGCCGAAGTCCTGGGACGAGTTGCTCGACGCCGCGCGCAAGATCAAGGCGACCGCCCCCGACAGCTTCCCGCTGCAGCTCAATGCCGGCGTCTCCATGGGCGAGGCGACGACGATGCAGGGCTATTGGATGGCGCTGCTCGGCACCGGCGAGCAGGTCACCGACGATAGCGGCAAGTACATCGTTTCGAGCCAGGGCATTCTCGACACGCTGAAGCTCTACAAGACCATCTATGTCGACGACAAGCTCGGCGACCAGCGCGCGCAGTTGCTTGCCGACGGCCGCAACCGGACCTTCGCCAATTTCCGCGACGGCAAGACTGCGATGCTGGTCGAGGGCGACTGGTTCTATCGCTCGGTGACAGCGCCCGGCGCCGAATTCGCCGTCGCCGATCGCGACAACACCATGACCTGGAAGAAGATGCCGGCCGCGGCACCGGGCAAAGGCCTGCGTGGCCAGGATTTCGTCACGATGTCCGGCGGCACTGGCTTCGTCATCAATCCGCATACGGACGCACCTGCCGAATCCTGGGCGCTGCTCTCGTTCATGAACAGCAAGGAGCAGCTCGACGCGTTTCAGGAAATCCAGCCTGCCATCCGCATCCGTGACGACGTGGCGATCCCGAACTCGCCGTTCCTGACGGAAACGGCAACGACCCTGCTGCCGATCACCACGGCGCGTCCGAACGACGCCAATTACAACAAGGTCTCGACCGAGATCCAGCGCATGACCGAAAGCGTCGTTTCCGGCGAACTCTCGCCTGAGGACGCGATGGCTCAGTACAAGGCTGCCGTCATCGCCATTGTCGGCGAAGAAAACACCGTCAGCACGCTCTAA
- a CDS encoding LacI family DNA-binding transcriptional regulator yields MNDRADKKAARATADQVAREANVSRVAVSRAFNPNASLKPEKRDRILQVARELNYTPDMAARSLVTGRSHLVGMIVPDVCSPWESQEIDALTTALQAEGFATLLFKAKADFSMDPRLLTYMRGFNPDSVIAFTENILPDVLCGFLDRAVPIYVIYDDVKQFAGAASGTLYDRLLVRQKNGIEQAVALLQGYGARRIAYLGGKAQSLANAERERTLKETLVERGMDAPIVLAGDYTYDTAYQATLDLFRIGEGADAIFAANDVGAFGAIDALRHELGLSVPEDVKVVGFDDIPQAHWKSYNLTTVRIDLEERVRALVRLILMRLRAPDAEPLTETLNTRLIVRGTVG; encoded by the coding sequence ATGAACGATCGCGCCGACAAGAAAGCTGCCCGAGCCACCGCAGATCAGGTGGCGCGCGAGGCCAATGTTTCCCGTGTTGCCGTGTCTCGGGCCTTCAACCCGAACGCTTCGCTGAAGCCGGAAAAACGCGACCGGATCCTGCAGGTGGCGCGCGAACTGAACTACACGCCCGACATGGCGGCGCGATCGCTCGTCACCGGCCGCTCGCATCTCGTCGGCATGATCGTGCCCGATGTCTGCAGCCCCTGGGAAAGCCAGGAGATCGACGCGCTGACCACTGCATTGCAGGCGGAAGGTTTCGCGACGCTGCTCTTCAAGGCCAAGGCCGATTTCAGCATGGATCCGCGCCTGCTCACCTATATGCGCGGTTTCAACCCGGATTCGGTGATTGCCTTCACCGAGAACATCCTGCCCGACGTGCTCTGCGGCTTTCTCGATCGCGCCGTGCCGATCTATGTGATCTACGACGATGTGAAGCAGTTCGCGGGTGCCGCCTCCGGCACGCTCTACGACCGCCTGCTGGTGCGGCAGAAGAACGGCATCGAACAGGCGGTGGCGTTGCTTCAGGGCTATGGCGCCCGTCGCATCGCCTATCTCGGCGGCAAGGCGCAGTCGCTCGCCAATGCCGAGCGCGAGCGCACGCTGAAGGAGACGCTCGTCGAACGCGGCATGGATGCGCCGATCGTGCTTGCCGGCGACTACACCTATGACACCGCCTACCAGGCGACGCTCGATCTCTTTCGCATCGGCGAGGGCGCCGACGCGATCTTCGCGGCCAACGACGTCGGTGCCTTCGGGGCGATCGACGCGCTGCGCCACGAACTCGGGCTCTCCGTGCCCGAAGACGTCAAGGTCGTCGGCTTCGACGACATCCCGCAGGCGCACTGGAAGAGCTACAACCTCACCACCGTGCGCATCGACCTCGAAGAGCGCGTGCGTGCGCTCGTCCGCCTCATCCTCATGCGGCTCAGGGCACCCGATGCCGAGCCGCTTACCGAGACACTCAACACCCGCCTGATCGTGCGGGGCACCGTCGGTTGA
- a CDS encoding DUF5054 domain-containing protein, with protein sequence MTGKRIHVVFKTHLDIGFTDHAEKIRKQYHERFIPQAIETGEHFFKENPKEPQFIWTTGAWLIWDHLNSRSKEEVARLEQAIERGLIRWHALPFTTHTELMSPDLFKAGLSYAQELDHRFGLKTIAAKMTDVPGHTLGMVPLLAQAGVRFLHIGVNSASPPPEIPDVFRWRAQGGEEIIVMYQRSYGETYFPEGLSDGLSFAHTSDNIGPQSVSQTAEAYREILKHEPGAVVRAATLEDYGKLMWEARERFPVVEKELGDSWIHGSGTDPEKIARYLALQRLYDRFAAERMTASRQAFGRKLALVAEHTCGVDIKSFLRDEKAWARPAFEAARKSDQRFHYTEASWAEQRAYLDQAVAELDGEDAARAEAALAEISVPTRPEASETATRLDVGGWLIELDPVTGDVAALTAPDGRTIRGANRSLIAYRYESYDASDVRQHMDTYLTHWMDWAVLDHDKPGLAKVAEARSQAYAPQLRGTTATSIVAAMPAEAVEQMGAPAEIAIEFYAGKDGLDIRLSLYGKNANRMPEASFLSFTPEGRSAWHVRKMGHWHATGNFAHAGGAQLQAVTAVRGQTEAGVELVVENLDTPLVAPQAWPFMAFCKDLPDYSSGVRFNIHNNKWGTNFPMWWGGDFTTRFTLGLR encoded by the coding sequence ATGACCGGAAAACGCATTCACGTCGTCTTCAAGACACATCTCGATATCGGCTTCACCGATCACGCAGAGAAGATTCGCAAGCAGTATCACGAGCGCTTCATTCCGCAGGCGATCGAGACCGGCGAGCACTTCTTCAAGGAGAATCCGAAAGAGCCGCAGTTCATCTGGACGACCGGTGCCTGGCTGATCTGGGATCACCTGAATTCACGTTCGAAAGAAGAGGTCGCGCGGCTGGAGCAAGCGATCGAGCGGGGGCTGATCCGCTGGCACGCACTGCCTTTCACGACCCATACGGAGCTGATGTCACCTGATCTTTTCAAGGCGGGTCTTTCCTATGCGCAGGAGCTCGACCATCGCTTCGGTCTGAAGACGATTGCCGCGAAGATGACCGACGTGCCCGGACATACGCTCGGCATGGTGCCGCTCTTGGCGCAAGCCGGCGTGCGCTTCCTGCATATCGGCGTCAACTCGGCCTCGCCGCCGCCGGAAATCCCCGATGTTTTCCGCTGGCGGGCGCAGGGTGGCGAAGAGATCATCGTCATGTACCAGCGATCCTATGGCGAGACCTATTTCCCCGAGGGCCTCTCCGACGGCCTGAGCTTCGCGCACACCAGCGACAATATCGGCCCGCAGAGCGTATCGCAGACGGCCGAGGCCTATCGCGAGATCCTGAAGCACGAGCCGGGTGCCGTCGTGCGTGCTGCGACGCTGGAGGACTACGGCAAGCTGATGTGGGAGGCGCGCGAACGTTTCCCAGTGGTAGAGAAGGAACTCGGCGATAGCTGGATCCACGGCAGCGGCACCGACCCGGAAAAGATCGCCCGTTATCTGGCGCTGCAGCGGCTCTACGACCGATTTGCCGCAGAGCGGATGACGGCAAGCCGCCAGGCTTTCGGGCGCAAACTGGCGCTGGTCGCCGAACACACCTGCGGCGTCGATATCAAATCGTTCCTGCGCGACGAGAAAGCCTGGGCGCGCCCGGCCTTCGAAGCGGCACGAAAATCCGATCAGCGCTTCCACTATACCGAGGCATCCTGGGCGGAGCAGCGGGCCTATCTCGACCAGGCGGTCGCGGAACTGGACGGCGAAGACGCCGCCCGAGCGGAGGCGGCCCTTGCCGAGATTTCGGTTCCAACGCGGCCAGAGGCAAGCGAAACCGCTACGCGGCTCGATGTCGGTGGCTGGCTCATCGAGCTTGATCCGGTAACCGGCGACGTCGCCGCGCTGACGGCGCCCGATGGGCGAACGATCCGCGGCGCCAACAGATCGCTGATTGCCTATCGCTACGAAAGCTACGACGCCAGCGACGTGCGCCAGCATATGGATACGTATCTGACCCATTGGATGGACTGGGCCGTGCTCGATCATGATAAACCGGGGCTTGCGAAGGTTGCGGAGGCGCGCTCGCAGGCCTACGCGCCACAGCTTCGCGGCACAACCGCAACATCCATCGTTGCAGCCATGCCGGCAGAAGCGGTGGAGCAAATGGGCGCGCCCGCCGAAATCGCCATCGAATTTTACGCCGGCAAGGACGGGCTCGATATCCGGCTGTCCCTCTATGGCAAGAATGCCAACCGCATGCCGGAAGCGAGCTTCCTGTCGTTCACGCCGGAGGGGCGTTCCGCGTGGCACGTGCGCAAGATGGGGCACTGGCACGCGACCGGCAATTTCGCCCATGCCGGCGGTGCGCAATTGCAGGCGGTCACGGCTGTTCGCGGGCAGACGGAAGCGGGTGTAGAACTCGTGGTCGAAAACCTCGACACGCCGCTGGTCGCGCCGCAAGCCTGGCCGTTCATGGCCTTCTGCAAGGACCTGCCCGACTATTCCTCAGGCGTTCGCTTCAACATTCACAACAACAAATGGGGCACCAACTTCCCCATGTGGTGGGGCGGCGATTTTACCACCCGGTTCACGCTCGGCCTCAGATGA
- a CDS encoding adenylate/guanylate cyclase domain-containing protein, which translates to MTSSLHPHWDFAREKRSLILRFVAFAILLASLLLGGNEGAERMHAVVVVSYLAISIASVATARYLPGRTWLTTFFVVLDALLVALLLYAHILAGPVTANHNLTTTSLVVAFILLVHVGLKLERRLVLIFSGIVLASWAMMLALTAARHDAAGPLSLLGAFFNQDLGLTVSFGFTAFAIYLLARDHDRTRKEALKADQRRHNLSRFFSPLVVSALQEQGDALGLERRRAAIMFVDLRDFTRFSETAPAPELAFVLAEYRQLVSQTIFEHGGTVDKFIGDGVMAVFGQPRPKEDDADRALACALDLVDILTDWKNHNALNGHPALDAGIGLHFGTVVGGVLDSGCHSEFTVIGDAVNVAQRLESLTKTLQAPLVVSAALMARLQAPVPPATWVQQEAVVLLGRRLPVDIWYLHHKTEIGARTSNQKGAAQDTARSEH; encoded by the coding sequence ATGACCTCCTCACTTCACCCGCATTGGGATTTTGCCCGCGAGAAGCGCTCGCTTATCCTGCGCTTCGTCGCCTTTGCGATCCTGCTGGCGAGCCTCCTGCTCGGTGGCAACGAGGGCGCGGAACGCATGCACGCGGTCGTCGTCGTCAGCTATCTCGCCATCAGCATCGCTTCGGTGGCGACGGCGCGCTATCTGCCCGGCCGCACCTGGCTGACGACCTTCTTCGTCGTTCTCGATGCGCTCTTGGTCGCGCTGCTGCTCTATGCTCATATTCTTGCCGGGCCGGTGACGGCGAACCACAACCTGACGACGACCAGCCTCGTCGTCGCCTTCATCCTGCTCGTCCATGTCGGCCTCAAGCTGGAGAGGCGGCTCGTTCTCATTTTCTCCGGCATCGTGCTTGCATCCTGGGCGATGATGCTGGCCCTCACGGCTGCAAGACATGATGCGGCCGGCCCGCTTTCATTGCTGGGGGCATTCTTCAATCAGGATCTCGGCCTGACGGTCAGCTTCGGTTTTACCGCCTTCGCGATCTATCTTCTTGCGCGCGACCATGACCGGACCCGCAAGGAAGCGCTCAAGGCGGATCAACGACGGCACAATCTTTCCCGCTTCTTTTCACCGCTGGTCGTCTCGGCGCTGCAGGAGCAGGGTGATGCGCTTGGCCTGGAGCGGCGCCGTGCGGCGATCATGTTCGTCGACCTGCGCGACTTCACGCGGTTCTCGGAAACAGCACCCGCTCCCGAACTCGCATTCGTTCTCGCCGAATATCGCCAGCTCGTGTCGCAGACGATCTTTGAACACGGCGGCACCGTCGACAAATTCATCGGCGACGGGGTGATGGCGGTCTTCGGTCAGCCGAGGCCAAAGGAAGACGATGCGGATCGGGCGCTTGCCTGCGCGTTGGACCTCGTCGACATCCTGACGGATTGGAAGAACCACAACGCCCTGAACGGCCATCCGGCCCTCGATGCCGGTATCGGTCTGCACTTCGGCACCGTCGTCGGCGGCGTTCTCGACAGCGGCTGCCATAGCGAGTTCACCGTGATCGGCGACGCGGTCAACGTCGCCCAGCGCCTGGAGTCGCTCACCAAGACGCTGCAGGCGCCCCTCGTCGTTTCCGCAGCGCTGATGGCGCGGCTTCAGGCGCCGGTGCCACCTGCGACATGGGTCCAGCAGGAGGCCGTCGTGCTGCTTGGCCGCCGGCTTCCGGTCGATATCTGGTACTTACACCACAAAACTGAAATCGGGGCGCGGACGAGCAATCAAAAGGGCGCCGCGCAGGACACAGCCCGGAGCGAGCACTGA